The following DNA comes from Sphingorhabdus sp. M41.
CGCCTGCTCGTCGGTCGACTTTCGCTGTTCCTCCACAAAGTCGACCATGGCTTTTCCACTTGCGTTCAGCAGCGGGTAAGTACGAGAGTTCGCGAGCCATTCCGGTCGCGGTTCGTCCGCGCCATAGATGGTGTCATAGACCAGAACTGCCAGCAAATAGAGCAAGGTCGCGCCGATCAGCCCCTTGATCATGCCAAAACCGAAGCCGAGCACGCGATCAATCGGACCGAGAACGGATTTGCGCGAACGTGCGCCGATTGATCTGGCGATCCACCGACCCAGCGCATAGATAACGATGACGATCGATACAAAAGCCAGCACGGAGGCTCCGCTCTCGCTGCCCACCGGGCTGATCAGCCGCTCATAAATCGGCGTGTGCAAAAATCGCACGCCGACCACAACCACTATCCAGACAAGCAAGGAAAGCGCTTCCTGAACGAATCCCCTTAGGAATCCAAGAACCGCCGCTCCGCCCATCGAAACCAGTACAAATATATCAAGACCCGTCATGGTCTCTAGCTAGTCACGCTCGAGCATATGGTCAACGAGATTGGCGAGTTTGGCAAATTGCAGTTTCTTCATCGAGTCACTGCTTTTTTCGCCGGACGCCGGTATCAGCGCGCGGTCGAACCCGAGCTTGGACGCTTCCTTCAGACGGAGCGGCGTGCGCGAGACCGGCCGGATTTCCCCGGACAGCGCAATTTCGCCGAATATCACGGCATCGCTCTGCATTGGACGCTCGGCATGGGCCGAGATCAGCGCTGCTGCCACGGCCAGATCGGCGGCAGGGTCGGTGAGCCGGTAACCGCCCGCGACATTGAGATAGACTTCGGCGCCGGAAAAGCTGAGCCCGCAACGCGCTTCCAGCACCGCCAGGATCATCGCCAGCCGCGAACTGTCCCATCCGACCACCGAGCGCCGCGGGGTTGCGCCACTCGCCAGCCGCACGGTCAGCGCCT
Coding sequences within:
- a CDS encoding CvpA family protein translates to MTGLDIFVLVSMGGAAVLGFLRGFVQEALSLLVWIVVVVGVRFLHTPIYERLISPVGSESGASVLAFVSIVIVIYALGRWIARSIGARSRKSVLGPIDRVLGFGFGMIKGLIGATLLYLLAVLVYDTIYGADEPRPEWLANSRTYPLLNASGKAMVDFVEEQRKSTDEQAVADQ